The DNA window CAGTACGACGAACGGCAGTGGCAGCTGTTCGGCTGCCGCATCCGGGATGCGTTGGGCGGCTGTCTCGGCATCGATCCCATGACGGCGCATGGCACGACGGCGCAGGCGCGAGGGGCTGCTCTTGGCCTGCACCCTGGTGACGTGCCGATGCTGGGTGTCGGTAGGAGCAGCGAGAATGGCCGATACCGCCAGGTGATCGAGCATCCCGTGCAGCCAGGGGTTCGCCATCAACGTCTGCAAAGCGGTCTGTTGGCCGTGCAAGCGCAGGTGGGCACCCAGACTTGGCTTGCGCGCGTCATGGCGTGGAAAGCTGACGCCGATGTCCTGGCGTTGCTGCTGCACCAGTGCGCGGTGCAGGCGCAGGTACAGGCCGCTGAGCAGCTGGTGCGGCGCAAGCTCCGGGTCGGGACGAAGTTGGAGATCCACATAATGCTCCATGGCGTCAGCCCGCATCGCCGAAGACACCGCCCCGGATCAGCGTGGCGATCACGAAATGCTGCTGGTCCGGCTCGGGCAGCTTGTCCTTGAGCACCCAGCCATCGAGCAGGTTGTAGAAATCCAGCTTGGCCTTTGGCTGCCGGTAGGCCTTGCCTTGCGTGGTGACAGAGCCGTACGGCTCCACGGCGATCGGGCCGTTGTCGTCTGCCTCCGGGTACCAGGTGTCGATGGTGCGCAGCGCATTGCCGATCTTCTGCGAATGGATCGCAGCCACTGCATTGCTGCCATCGCCGACGGCGTAGAGGGTCCTGCTTTTCTTGCTGCTACCCTTGTCCAGAATAAGCTCCTGCGAGGGAAACACCTCCTGGCCCGCACCGACACGCACGAACGCGGTGACCTGCAACAGCAGGTGCGCATTGCCCGCCAGCGCAGCGGCGATCAGCGAGGACAAGGCGACCAGATCCGCCGCTTCGGCAGATGGAGCCTGCAGGGTGCGCAACGAATGGTCGTGCGCCTGGAACGTCCATTGCGCGGCAGGCACGCCATTTTTCAGATGCGCGACCTGCACTTCCACCTGCTCCGCACCGATACGGTTGCGCCACAAAAACCGCCCGTTGGCCAGGTTGGCCGCATAGCGCTGGGCCAGCGTGTCGAAGCCATGCTGTTGTACATAAGCGGCAACGGTAGCGGTGAGTTTCTTGCGGTAATCGGTGTCGTTGCAGGCCGAGGGTGTGCCGGTACCACCGAGCACGCGCAGAGTGAACTGTACCTTCAGCGTGTCGGCATCCAGCGGCAGGGCGGCCACGTCCACGGTCTGCAGATTGGGGTTCTCGATGGCGGCATCGAGTTTGGTCGGGTCCTGGTCTTTGGCCTTGAGCCGGTTGGAAATGGTGCCGCGGACGGATTTTTCGCGCAGCTTGACTGGCTGCCAGTCGGCAGGCGTGGCGCGCGCTGCCCACGCGCCGGAAAACAACAGCGCGTCGGAGGGATCGAGCTTGCGCTCGAAGGCGAGGACGGAGGCGGTCTTGAGGTCGGTTGTCATGCTGGAATTCCTTGTCGTGAGGTCAGTCGAGAGAGAAGGTGAAATCGTACGTTTCGGTGGCAATAGCGGTCGCAGCGAAGTCGTTGCGACAGCGGTACAGGCCCTGGCCGGGGTCGCTGTTGGCGTACCAGAGCAGTTGCTGCGGTGCGTCCAGGCGGTGCGGGCTGATCCACTGGCCGAGCGAGTACAGGCTCTCGACGAAGCGGAAGGCCGTGGCGTTGTCGCGTGCATTGGCCACGCTGCCGGCTGCCTGCAGCTCGCCCAGAGCGCCGTAGCCCACCGGGATCGGCACGGTCCAGCCACGCCCGCTGCGGTCGTTGCTCCATCCGGGCGTGGCGTGCGAAGTAGTGTCGCTGTGATAGCGCCAGTTGATGCGCGACAGCGACAACCAGGCATCCAACCGAGTGGCGTCGGGATCGGTGGCCTGTAGTTCGGCCAGGCGGGCGTCGAGCAGGTCGGCGCGTTCCACCAGCGCGAAACCGGGCAGCAGCCGCATGCGCGCCTTGCGGAATTGCGTCGTGCGGTCGTCCTCGGTGCCGGTCAGCTCCAGCGTCCATGGCTGGTAGCGATGCCGCCAGGGCTGCGCCGGTGGCCGCACGCTGCCGCCGGCGATGCGCATGCCGCCAAGCAGCTCGGCCACGGTGGCGGTGTCGGCTTGCTGCGCCTGCGGGTCGTCGCTCCAACGTTGGCTGTGCACGCCCAGCACCAGGCTCAGTTGCAGATGGATGCGGCCTTCCTCGACGATGGCGGCGGTCTTGCCGTCCTTGCCGACCGGATTGCGGGTCAGGTGGAAGGCCTTGACGAAGCCGCCCTCGGTCACCTGTTCCTGATGGGCGTGGCAGACCGCGCCGATGGCGTGAAACGTCAGCTCCAGCCCGGCGGCGTGGACCTTGCGTTGCAGCGCCCACATCAGGCCCAGCAACGCGGTCATCGACGGGAAGCCGTGGGTCAGCGGGCTGGAAACGGCGTTGGCGTTGTGGACATGCAGATGCGGCAGCACCAGCAAGTGGCTGAAAGCGGGGCAGCGGCTCATGCCTGGCCTCCGGCAGACGCACGTCGCTGCAGTGGCACCGGCCAGGTCGCCTCGATGATCGCCTGCCTGGCCCAGTGTCGGTACTCGTTATCGCCGACGCTGGTCAGCCCTGCCTTGTGCAGTTGCGCATTGACCCAATTGGCGAAGCGACCCGCGACCTGGTCCGGCCAGTCGCCGAAGGTGTAGGCAGCGTTGAAGGCGTCGTCGTCCTGGGTCCATTGCGGGTGTTGCGGATCGCGGCGGACCGGCAGCTCGGTGCGTTCCGGGTCCAGCCACAGTTGTTCGTAGAGCGGCAGCGTGCAGTCCGCATCGCGGGTCCAGCCGGGAGCGAAGCGCGTCTGGGTTTCGGCGGCGAACACGGCCAGTTGTGCGCTCAGTTCTTGTTCGATGCGTTGGCGGATTCGGCGCGTCTTGTCGTTGGGCGGCGGGTCGTCGAGCAGAAAGTCGGCCAGTGTCTTCACTATCGCGCGCACGTCCTTGCCGTAGCCGAACCGGTCTATCGCCGAGTCGGTCTTCAACAGGCTGCGCGGATGTTCCAGCGTCCAGCTCGGCGGCAGCGAGGCCAGCAGGTAGTTCACGCCGCCGCGTTCGCTGTTGAGTTGGGAAATGTTATGCGGTTTGGTACCGCCGAGTTTGAGTGCCACCAGATTGCGGTAATCGCGGTAGCTGCCGTCGTACGGTTGTTTGGTGCGCCGCGCCTGGCGGGCTAGCTTGTTGGCCTCGCCAAAGCGGGCATCCTGGATGTCGGCGTGCACCACATGCGCCAGCGTGCTGGAGAACATCGGTTGCAGCAGGTGGTACTGCGTGTCATCGGTTGGTTGGTCGCCGACCAGCCAATAGACCTGCTTGGCAAGCGTGCTCGACGAGTAGGATTTTTCTTTACGAATAAGCCCCTTGAACGCAGCAATCCATGCGTCCGAAGTTTTCGGATCTGGATCTAACGCGTGGCGAAGGTCTGGATCGTCAAGGCGAATCCAGTCAAGCAATCTATGCCCATCAACCACTTGCTTCAGGAGCGCAGACACATCCAGATGTTTGGCGTCGGAAACGGCTGTGTCCTCTTTGAAATTTGCTCCTACGTTGTGCGTGCCTATTTCCGGCCTTTGGATCATGTCGCTTGGCAATACGTACGCGTTACTGCTTTTTTTCACACTGGGATGGGTGGCTTTGATCACGTGCGTCGCAGACTGAAGATGTCTTGCCCTATCTGCCGCATCGGCCAGCCATGTCGCGTAGTCGTATTTCGATGCCGTACCGGCATCGTCTTTGCCATCCTTCAGCTTGGCCAGTCGCCGTGTCTGGATGAAATCGGCGATGGCGGAGCGGAAGCGTTTTGCTCTCTCGGTTGGTTCTGTCATCCCCAATCTCCTTGTCGGTACTTCAGGGTGTCATCTTGATAAACGCTTGCAGTATCACAGGATGAGACGCAGCAACCGATCATCCTTTGAACTTCGCAAACCCCAGCCACGGGTGATACCGCCAGCCGGTTTCGCTGGCCGGCACCTCTACTATCGTGAACTTCCTGGCGCACTGCTCCAGTGACAGGTCGAGGGAATCGGCCTGCTCGATGAGCAGATTCATCAACTTGAAGCGGCCCCAGGGGCCGATGCCCGGCGCCGATGCCAGCGCGAGGTCATGGCGCTGGCTCTGCTCGATGCGGACATACAGGTCGGCGGCATGACGGTCGGGGGATCTCTCGACGCGATGCAGTCGCGGCACCTCGTCGTCGTCCGGCAGGAACACCAGGGTGACGCGGGGCTGGTTGTCGTCGCGGAATGGTTGCTGTTGCGGCAGTACGCCGGTCAGGGCGGCATGCGGGTGTTTCCGGGCGGCGAAGGCGTGGTCGCGCTCCAGCGACGTGGCGTTTGCCTGCGTCAGCATGCTGGCGGCGATGCGCGCCTGCTCCAGATCCACCAGGCGCTTGGAGGGCTCCCACTGCGCGTTGTCGGGGCGCGGGCGAATGCGCGGCACGGCGCTGAGTGTGCGGTAGTCGTCCTCCCGGAGCAGTTCGCGTAGCCACGGCGTTTCCAGCAGGAATTTGCTTGTCTCTTTCCTGCTTGCTTCTTTCTCGAAGCCTGGCCTGATGTAGGTCGGCCCGCCCTGCTCGCCCTTGCGGAAATGCCGCACGTTGGTATCGAAGATCAGCACGTTGGGCGTTGCGCCGGCCTTGCCGCGATGGCGCTGCACGCGCCCGGCCAGTTGGATCAGCGAGCGCATGGAGGAGGGCTCTGCCACCGCCCAGTCGGCATCCCAATCGCGGCCGACCTCGCAGACCGGCGAGGCCAGCACCACGAACAGTTGCTCGCGTGCGGGGTGCGCGTCGATCAGGGCGCGGATGCCCGGCAGGCGATAGACGCCGTTGCCATCGCCGCGCCGGTTGAAGGCCTGGTCGAGTTGATGCTCGATGGCCGAACGCTGCACCAGCGGAAAGCGGGCGTGATAGACGCACAGGTGGATCTGCGTGCCCTCCGGTGCGCCGGCCGCATGCAGTGCCTGCGCCACGTCGAACAGCGGCTCGATATTGGCCATGCGTACCAGCCCGAAGCTGATGCGCTTGCCGCTGACCGGATCGGGTTCGGCATGCGCGTGGTGCAGGCGCAGGCAGGCGTGGCGTACATGCGGTGCGAACCGCGCATACAGGTCTGCGTCCGGCAGGTTGCGCGGCAGATCCAGCGGCAGCAGTTCGCCGCGCCGTAGGGCTGGGGCCTTGGCGAGCGTGGCGATGCGTTTTTCGACGAACTGCATGTGCTGGTCGAGAAAGCCTGCGCCGCCGCCGCATGTGGCGGACTTCACACCGAACTCGTCGCTCCACAGACAGGGAATGTCGATCGCGGCGCCAGCGTGACCGCCATCCTGGCCACGGTTATGCCGATACTGCTGGCGACCTGCGCGGTAGGCCAGGTACATGCCGGCCACCAGCGACGGCGGCAGCGTGGCCGAAGACAGCAGCACGCGCGTGCCCAGCATGCCGGCCCATTGCACCAGCCGGGTCAACGCAGGCAGGTCGTTGAGGTCGTAGTCGTCCAGCTCGTCAAGAATCAGATCGGCGCTCATCAAGCGCAGCATCGGTGCGATCTGGCGGCCGGCGCGCAGCGATTCGGTCGCCGGCACCATGTGGTCCACGGTGCAGACCAGCATCGGTGCCGACAGCAGCTTGCGAATGTCCGGGTCGTGCAAGGCACGCGACAAGAGCGGGTGGTCGGTCGTGACGCCTTCGTAGAACACGTGGCTGTCTTCGTCGAGCAGATCCTGCACCGAGGCCGAGCCGTGCGCTTGGGCTTGTTGCGCGTAGAACTCGAACAATGCGCGGCTGGCCGAACCGCCGACGCGGATGGCCAGTTCGTCCTCGCCCAGATGCAGGTCGGTGCGGAAGCTGCGCCCGGTCTGCAGGGTGAGCGTGCGCAGGCCCAAGGCGTAGGTAGCACGCAGGCCCTGCTGCGGATCGGCCAGTGCATAGAGAATGCGCGCGTTGGCCAGCGTCTTGCCGCAGCCGGTCGATGCCATGTTGACGATGAAGGCGCCGTGTTCGCGCGCTGCCTCGCGCATTGCGGTGGCTGCGTCGAACGCCTTGTCCTGCCAGGCGAAACGCGGATCGGCACTGCGTTTGCGCAGGCCGCGGTGGTTGGCCAGTCTGGGCAGATGGCGCTCGAAGCCGGGCAAGGCATGGGCGATCAGCCCGGCATCGCGGGCGACGCCAAGCAGGTGCTCGTCCAACGGTTGTTTGAGGCCGTCGCGGTCGGTATTGGCGTAGAGCTGCGTCTTGCCATCGCCATGCACGCGCAGCGGCGAGCTTCCGGGCAGGGCCGAGTAATGATGGTCGGCCAGCATCAACGTCAGCCGCGCCAGATGCAGGACGTAAGGATTGTCCAGCCAGGTATGGTCCCGCCGCAGGCGCAGTGCGAGCAGACGCTTGGCCAACCGTGCGGCCTGGGCGCGCCATTTCGGTTCCATCACCGGCAATGGCCCGGCAGGTGTCCAGTACGATAGAACGCTGTCGGGCTCGGCGGGCTGCGCAATTTCGTTCCAGTCGTGCGCCACCAGCGATAGAGGTGTTTCCAGCCAGGCCGGGTTGAAGTTCAGCGCACGCTTGCCCAGCCAGTCCTGCCTGCCGTTGTCCTGCCGGACCGGTACGACTGGAAGCCGGTGATGGGTGAGCACCAACCACGCCACGGCCGCGGCAAGCGGCGGCAGTTCGCGAAAGGGATAGCGCGATGCCGCATCGATGCCATCGCGTTGATAGCGCCCGTTGGCAAGCCAGTGCGCCTCGACGAAGGCGTGCGGGTCGGCCAACCGTTGCAGCCAGTCTGCGTCGTCGTCGCTGCCGACAAACGCCTGGAACAGCCGCAGCGAGACCCATTCGTGGCGATACAGGTTGCGTTCGCGCAGGTTTCCACGCAGGCGCGCCTGGAAGGCGCTGCTGGCTTTGCCCAGATCGTGCAGCAAGGCGGCAAGCTGAGCGAGCAGGCGGATGTCTTCGGCGCGATGCCAGTCGTTTTCGTCCTCGCGGCGCAGGATGTTGCGCGTGCTGGTATTGGTGGGCACCGCGCCTTCGGCATTGAAGCGACGCGCATCGCCGACGATCCACAGCAGCTCGGAATGGTCGCGACCGCGAATCCAGTGGCAGGCGATGGCGCTGTTCTTGCGCGCGGTCTTGCGCAGCAGCTTGCGCAGTGTGCTCAGGCCAGCGTCGGTGATGGGCGTCTGCCAGGTGCGATCGCCACGTCGCTCGGCGAATTGGTCGAGGATGCGGCGGGTTTCGGTCAATGCGCGCTTGTCGCACTGCGAGATCAGCAGGATGTTCACGGCGCCGGATCCGCCTGCCTGGCCGCCGCTGTCTGCAGTGCCACCGCCTTGAGCGTGTCCAGCATGAAATCCAGCGCCTCGCTGCGGGTGAGCGCTTCGATGCAGCTGCGCCGAAACGCCTGCTCGTCGTCGCCACGCATCGCCGACAGGAACGCTTGCGGCAGGATGCTGGCGTCCTTCACCAGATCGGCGATGTCGAACACCAGCCCGCCGCGGCGCGTCTTGCCATGCAGCACGGCCAGTCCATGCGGCAGGCCCAGCACCCAACTGGCGGTGGCCCCCAGCCCGTAGGCCAGATAATTGCCGTGGTCGAGGAAGCGATTGGCCGGGTCGCCGCCCGTGCCGCGCTTGGCGCGAGTGAAATCGCCATAGCCGACGGTGTCGACCGCCAGCTTGAACAAGGCCTTGGTCAGCCTGGCTTCTTCGGTCAGCAACGAGGCGTTGTCCTGCGCCTGTTCGATATTGCGGCGTGTTTTGGCCAGCAAGGCTTCCAGCCTGGCCGCATCTGGCACAAAGCCGGCGTCCTTGAGTGCGCGCTGCTGCCACTGTTCGCCGATGCGTACCGCGCGCGCCTGCTGGAATGCCTTGGCCGCCATCAGGCGCAAGTCGTCGTCGAACCAGAACGACACCCAGGCCTGTAGATATTCGGTCGGGCGATACTCGCTCTGCGGCGAGAACCAGGCCACTTCCACGTCCATCTCGTTGGCCGAGAACAACGGTGTCCCGCCACCGCCGCAAAACCCGACCAGCACCCCTGCTTTGGCCAGCTCGCGCATCGCCGCCTGGGTGACGGACGTGCCGGTGCCGAGCAGCACCGTGGTGGTGTTGGCGATGGGGATATTCCAGTACAGCGAACGCTTGCCCGCATCGGTCACATACTCGACCCGGCCGCCATTGACCAGCACGCGGCAGTGCTGCAGGTAATAGATGTTCGCCCGCTTGGAATGCAGGATGGTCTTGAGATCTGAAGCCGATAGCTCGTCCATTTGCTCGGTTTCCTGGCTGGGGCAGCATTTAGAGTGGCTAACAAAACTACTGCGCAATCGCCAAGCGGCCGCGGCCGGTGCACGGAATCCTCATGTACCACTTGTACAAGTTAAGGTTCTTCTGCGCCGTCCGCACCCGCCTGGCGACTGCCCGCTACGTGTCGTTAGCCAATCTAATCGGGCTTGGATACAAATTCCACCAGTGCGACGCCGTCAGATACCAGATCGCCTTCCGCAGCCAGATACGCCTTTACGATGCCGTCGCTGGGTGCGTGCAGGGTGTGCTCCATCTTCATCGCTTCGAGCACCACCAAGGCTTGCCCGCGGGTGACAGGCTGACCCACCGCTGCGACCAGCGATACGATGCGGCCGGGCATTGGTGCGGTCAGCCCGCCGGCGTCGTGCGCCGGCTGGTCCGCTTCGACCAGCGCGTCGTGGTGACGGAACACCACCCGCTGCGTGGTACCGATCAGGGTCAGTATGTTGCCGTCACGCAATGTCTGCATGCGCCATTGCCGACCATCCATTTCCACGCGCACTGCATTGTGCTGCGCGTGGTAGCGCAGCGTTTGGGCGTTGCCTGCAGACGTTACCTGCCAGCCATCGACAAGCCGACGTACGCCGAACTGGCGGCGCTCACCGCCTGCCTCCAGCACCACGGCCTGCGCCGCATGGGCGCCGATGCGCCAGCCATCGCTGTGCTGCCACGGCGAAAATGGGTCGGCTGGATCTGCCGCGGCCTTCGGCAACGACTCGGCAATCAACACTGCCGCCAGGCACCAGGCGCTGCCCGGACTGACCGGATCCGGAAACAACGCTGCATGCTCGCGCTCGATCAATGCGGTGTCCAGATTGGCGGAGGCAAACGATTCGGTGCCGATCAGGCGTGCGAGAAACGCGCTGTTGGTGGTGACGCCCACCGCATGGAACTGCGTCAACGCCTCGCGCATGCGCGCCAGCGCGGCGGGGCGATCGACATCCCACACGATCAGCTTGGCAATCATCGGGTCGTAGTACGGGCTGATGGTGTCGCCTTGCTCCACGCCGGCATCGACGCGTACGTGGGCACTGGCGGCAGGCAATTGCAGCTGGCGCAGCGTGCCGATCGAAGGCAAAAAGCCGCGCTCTGTATCTTCGGCATACAGGCGCGCTTCCAGCGCATGCCCGTGAATGCTGAGCGCGTGCTGACGACGCGGCAATGGCTCGCCCGCTGCAACGCGCAGTTGCCATTCGACCAGATCGGTACCGGTGATCAATTCGGTCACCGGGTGCTCGACCTGCAGCCGGGTGTTCATTTCCATGAAATAAAAATCGCCGTCCGGGCCGGCAATGAATTCCACTGTGCCCGCACCGACGTAGCCCACTGCGCGCGCCGCATCCACGGCGGCCTTGCCCATTGCCGCGCGGCGTTGTTCGGTCATGCCGGGAGCCGGCGCTTCTTCCAGCACTTTTTGATGCCGACGCTGCACCGAGCAATCGCGCTCGAACAGATACACCATGTCACCGTGCGTATCGCCGAATACCTGAATCTCGATATGGCGCGGGCGCTCGACATATTTTTCCACCAACACCTGCGCATCGCCGAACGCCGATTGCGCCTCGCGCTGGCAGCTGGCCAACGCCTCTTCGAATGCGTCGCTGGCCTCCACCCGACGTATGCCCCTGCCGCCACCGCCGGCACTGGCCTTGATCAAGACCGGGTAACCGATCGCATCGGCTTGCGCACGCAGGAAGGTCGGGGCCTGCTCATCGCCGTGGTAGCCCGGGGTCAGCGGCACGTCGGCACGTTGCATCAACGCTTTGGCCGCGCTTTTGTCGCCCATCGCGCGGATCGCGGCTGCCGGCGGACCGATAAACACGATGCCGGCCTGCGCACATGCGTCGGCGAACGCTGCGTTTTCAGAGAGAAATCCATAACCGGGATGGATCGCCTGCGCGCCGCTCGCGCGTGCCGCATCCACAATCGCATCGCCACGCAGATAGCTGTGCTGCGCCGGTGCCGCACCAATATGAATCGCCTCGTCGGCCAATCGCACATGCCGTGCATCGCGGTCTGCATCCGAGTACACCGCTACGGTGGCGATGCCGAGCTTGCGACAGGTCGCGATGACCCGGCACGCGATCTCGCCGCGATTGGCGATCAGGATTTTGTCGAAGTACGGCTGCCTTGCTGCGGCGATAGGGTCGCGCTGGGTCATCGGATAAGTCTCTGCACGTCGCCGGAGCGGCGGGTGGCGCTACGAAGAAGAAACGGTTGCGCTTACTGCATGAAAGCTGCGACTGCGATGGAAGTTTGTCTCTGCTGTGCAACAGCGCCGCCAGCTGTTTGGAGACCAAATAGTGCGGGTACTCAAGTAGCGAACTCCGCAGCGTGCACCCAAAGGCAGATGCATCCGCGATCGCAGCGCGCAGCAATGCCAGTGCACGCGCACTTCACCACCTCACATCCGAAACACGCCGAAGCGTGTCGGCTCGATCGGCGCATTCAGCGCGGCCGATAACCCCAGCCCAAGCACGCGACGCGTATCGGCAGGATCGATGATGCCGTCGTCCCATAGCCGTGCGCTAGCGTAATACGGATGGCCTTGCTGCTCGAACTGCGCACGGATCGGCGCCTTGAACGCCTCTTCTTCTTCGCCCGACCATGCGCCGCCTTTGGTTTCGATGCCGTCGCGCCGCACCGTGGCCAGCACGCTGGCGGCCTGCTCACCGCCCATCACCCCGATGCGCGCATTCGGCCACATCCACAGGAAATTGGGCGAGTACGCGCGGCCGCACATGCCGTAATTGCCGGCACCGAACGAGCCGCCGATCACCACGGTGAACTTCGGCACCTTGGCGCAGGCCACAGCCATCACCAGCTTGGCGCCATCCTTGGCGATGCCACCATGTTCGTATTTGCGCCCGACCATAAAGCCGGTGATGTTCTGCAGAAACACCAGCGGAATGCCACGCTGTGTGCACAGTTCGATGAAGTGCGCGCCCTTGAGCGCGGACTCGGAAAACAAAATGCCGTTGTTGGCGACGATGCCGACCGGGTAGCCATGCAGATGCGCAAAGCCGGTCACCAACGTACTGCCGTAGCGTGGTTTGAATTCGTCCAGCCGCGAGTCGTCGACGATACGCGCAATCACCTCGCGTACATCGAACGGTTTGCGCGTATCGGCAGGAATCACGCCATACAGTTCGTCGGTGCCATAGCGCGGCGGCAACGGTGTCTGCAGTGCCAGCGATGCCGGCGGTTTGCGCCAGTTGAGCTGCGCAATGATGGCGCGCACACGTGCCAATGCCTGCAGATCGTTGTCGGCAAAGTGATCGGCCACGCCGGAGATACGCGTGTGTACATCGGCGCCGCCCAGTTCTTCGGTACTGACTTCTTCGCCGGTGGCGGCTTTGACCAATGGCGGGCCGCCGAGAAAGATCGTGCCTTGCTCGCGCACGATCACCGTTTCGTCGCTCATTGCGGGCACGTAGGCACCACCGGCGGTGCATGAGCCCATCACGCAAGCGATTTGCGCTATGCCGCTGGCAGAGAGATTGGCCTGGTTGTAGAAAATGCGCCCGAAGTGATCGCGATCCGGAAATACTTCATCTTGCAGCGGCAAGAACGCACCGCCGGAATCGACCAGATAAATGCACGGCAGGCGATTGTGTTGCGCGATTTCCTGTGCACGCAGATGTTTCTTCACCGTCATCGGATAGTAGGT is part of the Xanthomonas fragariae genome and encodes:
- a CDS encoding carboxyl transferase domain-containing protein, which produces MSVINSQLQVGGESFQHNLAAMREVIDDLRRTLAQIALGGSDAARAKHTARGKLLVRERIDALLDPGSALLEIAPLAAHGMYADQVPCAGVVAGIGRVSGVECVIVANDATVKGGTYYPMTVKKHLRAQEIAQHNRLPCIYLVDSGGAFLPLQDEVFPDRDHFGRIFYNQANLSASGIAQIACVMGSCTAGGAYVPAMSDETVIVREQGTIFLGGPPLVKAATGEEVSTEELGGADVHTRISGVADHFADNDLQALARVRAIIAQLNWRKPPASLALQTPLPPRYGTDELYGVIPADTRKPFDVREVIARIVDDSRLDEFKPRYGSTLVTGFAHLHGYPVGIVANNGILFSESALKGAHFIELCTQRGIPLVFLQNITGFMVGRKYEHGGIAKDGAKLVMAVACAKVPKFTVVIGGSFGAGNYGMCGRAYSPNFLWMWPNARIGVMGGEQAASVLATVRRDGIETKGGAWSGEEEEAFKAPIRAQFEQQGHPYYASARLWDDGIIDPADTRRVLGLGLSAALNAPIEPTRFGVFRM